From the genome of Reyranella humidisoli:
GCTTCTGGCCGACCCAGCCCATCACCAGCTTGCCGGCCGCGCCGCCCGCGAAGAGCAGCGACAGGCCGAGGCCGATGGTCGGCAGATCGGCGCCCTTGTTGCGCAGCAGGAACGGCACGAAGATCAGGAAGCCGGTGCGCACCAGGTCGTCGGCGATGTGGATCGAGAAGAGCAGCCAGTAGGCCCACGGCCGATCCTGGCCCGCGACCGCCTTCGACGGTTCGGCCTTGCCGTGCATCACGATGGGCTTCAGCGAGGCGAGGATGATGCCGGAGCCGACGACGGCGAGGGCGGCCATCGCGACGAGTGCCTGCTGCCAGCCGAGGGACGCGGCAACCAGCGCGAAGAGGGCCGGCAGCAGGACCTTCCCGACGTCGCCCGTGAAATTGTAGGTGCCGAGCGCGGTGCGCGAGCGGGGGCCGTGATAGGCGGCGGCCACGAGGCTGGAGCCGATCGGATGCTGGGTACTGGCGCCGAGGCCCGCCAGAATAAGTCCCGCGATCACGCCGTAAAGCGAGCCGCTCATCCCCGCGAGCGCGTAGCCGCCGGCAATCAGCAGCGTGCCGAGGGCGAGGATACGCACGCCGCCGAAGCGCTCGGCCAGCAGGCCCGATGGGATCTGGCCCGTGGCCATGGCCCCGGAGTAGCAGGTCTTGAGCGCACCGATGGCGCCGTAGCTCAGCCCGAACTGCGATTGCAGCAGCGGATAGAGCACATTGAGCAGATCGGTGAAGCCGTCATGCAGGGCATGGGCGCCGCCGCAGACGGTGAGGGTGCGGCGGGCGGTGGCGGTCGGTGAGGAGACAGCGATTGTCATCTCGCTGTCACAATACTACCGGCCTGGGATGCGGGCGAACCAAAAGGCGATCTGCTGCTGGAAATCGCGCTCGGCGAATGCAGTGTCTGTGATGATCGACGGCTTGCCATTGCGGGCGTAGCGCACGCTCTGCAAACGCTTGAAGGCCGTGTCGGCCGAATGCAGCACCAGCACGTCGCCCTGGCGGCGCTGGAAGACGAGCTCGTGGATCTTGCGGATGTTCACCAGGTTCACGACGTAGCGGCCGTCGGGCCCGTCGTCGGCGAGCTGGCGCACCGGGATGTCGCGGCCCTGGTTGGTGATGTCCATCAGCGCAAAGGCTTCCGGCGCCGTCATGTTGTCCTTGCCGGTGGTCTGAATGAGCCAGACCAGCTTGTCGCCGCGCGGCGAGAGCGTGTGCCGGGGAGACGAGGGCGGCGGGGCACAGGCGGCGAGCGGCAGGAGAGACGCCGAGACCAGGAAACCACGGCGCGTCGATGAGAACTGGCTCAAACCTTTTCCTTCTCCATGTCGATCTCGATGGGAGCGATCTCCGCCAGCGCGCCGTTGCGGATCGCACGGAAGAAGCAGTTGTGGCGGCCGGTGTGGCAGGCGACCCCGGTCTGGTCGACCAGCGCCAGCAGCGTGTCGCCGTCGCAATCGATCCGCAGTTCGACCAGCGTCTGGATGTGGCCCGACGTGTCGCCCTTGCGCCAGGGCGCCTTGCGCGAGCGCGACCAGTAGCATGCACGACCCGTGCGCATCGTCTCCGCGACGGCGTCGCGATCCATCCAGGCCATCATCAGGATTTCGCCCGTGTCGTGCTGCTGGGCGATCGCGGGCACGAGGCCCTGCGCGTCGAACTTGATGACGGCAAGGGCGGCGTCGATTTCGGGCTGCTGGTAGGTCGTCTGGGTCGTCATAGGGGCACCGCTGCGGGGTGGGGGCGAGCCTTGGCCTCCGGAAGGAACGGCGCGTATAATCGTCGGGTATTCGGTTGGCAAATCGGAGCCCCGTGAAGAAACAGGCCAAAGCGGCGCCCGCCGGGCACGCCCACGATCACGAGCATTGCGTCGAGGACGCCATCGCCGCGGCCGAGAAACTGTGCGCGGCCAAGGATCTCAGGTTCACGCCGCTGCGCCGCCGGGTGCTCGAACTCGTCTGGTCGAGCCACAAGCCGGTCGGCGCCTATGCATTGCTCGACAGCCTGCGCAACGAGGATCTCGGCTCGGCACCGCCGACCGTCTATCGCGCGCTCGACTTCCTGATCGAGAACGGGCTGATCCATCGCATCGAGCGCATGAACGCCTTCGTCGGCTGCAGCCACCCGGGCGAGGCCCATCGCGGCTTCTTCCTGATCTGCGCCGAGTGCGGCAATGCCGAGGAGATGGAAGGCGAGGGCGTCTCTGCAACCATCGCCGCCGCCGCCTCGAGCCGCGGCTTCACCGCGCGCGAGATGACGCTCGAAGTGACCGGCGTCTGCGCCGAGTGCCAGAAGGCCGCTTAGCGGCCTCCCCAGCAAGAGGTTGGTTTGTCGTGCGTGCTGTGACCCGCCGAGAGCGGATCAGGCGTTGTGCGCCCGGTTGAGGCGCTCGAAACCTTCGGCCAGATCCGTCTTCAGGTCTTCGACGTCTTCCAGGCCGATATGCACGCGCAGCAGCTGCTTGCCCTCGGGCCACGGCACGGCGGTGCGGTACTGGTCGGGATGGGCCGGGATCATGAGGCTCTCGTAGCCGCCCCAGCTTGCGCCCATGCCGAAGATGTCCATGCCGTCGAGCATGGCGGCGACCGCCGGGCGCTTGATGCCGTCGCGCAGCGTGAACGAGAACAGGCCCGACGAGCCTTTGAACTGCTTCTTCCAGTTCTCGTGGCCGGGGCAGTCCGGCAGGGCCGGGTGCAGCACCTTGTCGACCTCGGGCCGGGTCT
Proteins encoded in this window:
- the hisI gene encoding phosphoribosyl-AMP cyclohydrolase → MTTQTTYQQPEIDAALAVIKFDAQGLVPAIAQQHDTGEILMMAWMDRDAVAETMRTGRACYWSRSRKAPWRKGDTSGHIQTLVELRIDCDGDTLLALVDQTGVACHTGRHNCFFRAIRNGALAEIAPIEIDMEKEKV
- a CDS encoding MFS transporter, producing the protein MTIAVSSPTATARRTLTVCGGAHALHDGFTDLLNVLYPLLQSQFGLSYGAIGALKTCYSGAMATGQIPSGLLAERFGGVRILALGTLLIAGGYALAGMSGSLYGVIAGLILAGLGASTQHPIGSSLVAAAYHGPRSRTALGTYNFTGDVGKVLLPALFALVAASLGWQQALVAMAALAVVGSGIILASLKPIVMHGKAEPSKAVAGQDRPWAYWLLFSIHIADDLVRTGFLIFVPFLLRNKGADLPTIGLGLSLLFAGGAAGKLVMGWVGQKLGVVPSVLLTEIATTLLILAALPLPLDYALLLLPAVGLMLNGTSSVLYGTIPEFVSPERRTKAFAVFYTGGSVAGATGPLLFGLLGDVIGLTTALVAVACVALTTVPMVWALRPAFAND
- a CDS encoding Fur family transcriptional regulator translates to MKKQAKAAPAGHAHDHEHCVEDAIAAAEKLCAAKDLRFTPLRRRVLELVWSSHKPVGAYALLDSLRNEDLGSAPPTVYRALDFLIENGLIHRIERMNAFVGCSHPGEAHRGFFLICAECGNAEEMEGEGVSATIAAAASSRGFTAREMTLEVTGVCAECQKAA